TGGCATCTGTGGGAGATGTATGGCACTTCCAGTCGATCAGTAGAGTGCGGTTTTGTATCAGGTTCTGGTGGCGATGATGGGCGTTGACGTGATTTCTCGTGCTGGGGAATTGGGTATCCAATGGTTAATCGTGGTCGTCTTGGAATAGCAGGGATGTATTTCCTCAGAAATTGTCTGTTGCGAAGAGTAGCCCTTCCAGAGCCATCAACCCTGACAATGTACTGATCGAATTGACGCACTTCGGACACAACGCCTGTTTTGTCCCATTTTAATGGGTTCGGGCCTGTCTGGGTTTGGATGCGGACGTTGTCGCCAACTCTCAATGGCGGGGGCCGCTTAGTGTGCTCGGTCCAGTACTCGGCCATTCTCATATGGCGATTCCGGAGTGCTTCCTCGCGTTGTGCGAGGGTGCTTCTCCAAGTGGGATGGGGGTTGTATTTTCCTGGCAAGATGGGGATGAAATCCTTAATGGGCCTTCCGAAGATAAACATAgctggagaaactttggtttctttgtcagGGGTATTCCGGTATTGAAGGACGGCGCGCTGAAAGGCGTCGATGTTAAGGTCTCCTGTGGGCCCAGTGTTGTCGGTGAGGagtcttttcgctattttaaagccaacctctgccctacaattagaatggggaaaataggttgaggaaagacgatggtcgaccccccaagcctgaaggaaatcttgagtgatttttgcagagaactctgggccaccatcagaagaaagctcatcagcgattccatatgttgcgaatatcctccgtagactgttgataagcccagtggcaccatctgctgcgcgttcgatgacaggccaatttgaatacctgtccactacaacaaggtactgttgtcctttgtagtagaaaaaatcggcacaaatatgctgaaatggataggcaggagggttttgtggatgtgggggaagggcgggttgggaaggtgcaatgcggttacagtgataacagttcatacgtgtgtcttggagatctttagagatgccgggccaaaatacagacgaatctgctcgtgctgtcatcgaggtgattccctggtgagccgcatgaagggcttggagtacttgtttacgaagggtggggggggatcacaattctgtctttgtagatgactacaccgtctacagtatacaattcgtggcggaacttatggtattcgtggagatgcggtggtacgtcattcttagcctcggggatgccattttcaatcagtgagatcagatgttgaaagtccgggcagctgttagttgcagtttgaactttgtcccacgtcactgagccgagggtttgcagggatgtaacgtgtgcacactgcagggcagagtcgatatcatcctttatttcatcactgcaggagtgcatggatgcgatgtcgtcctgcaaacgtagtttcattggaggatcattgcctgtgggatgtcgtgagagcgtgtcggctgctttgtgttttgtgccaggaacatggaccatttcgaagcggtatcgtagtgtcttttcttttaagtttcgaaggcgagcgttggagatgtcttcaaaagatcgatcaccaaagattttaagtaggggcttgtggtccactgcgatgaacaagctagggcatccaaggacgaagaatctggttttgttaagggcttccactacagccaaggcctctccttcaatgggtgcataacgagactctgctgggtgtgtgaatctactcccaattaaggtggttttccagcccgatttgcagcaaaatggccgggttggtgtgcacaggcagtgtttttgggtgagccagaacccaatgcctgatttggaccagtcggtagcaaggcatgttggtttttctttatcgtagatctgaacgcccctcttgatttcgtcgattatgtgatctttagattcctcaaaaagggtgtccatgtgtctgtcccaacagaaagggttgccagggcgcaaaaagttacgaaacggggccatgcgtttggtcatagagaaggcataagagacttgattgatgaggccaaaccaggagcgcacgtcggttatgttttttggtgtggggaaatcgcgtattgcagacaaatatttctcacatggccggacgcaatctggtgtgatttcaaaccccgcaaactggacagtgttagctgaaaaaacaaacttgtcaggatttaaaatgataccattatgaccacaaatatctaaccattgtactgtctggaagaaactctcctctatgttgtttgcccagagcaacgtgtcatcgatgcacttggttttgttcgggatatgaccgaccagttcgtcgtatcgtctggaatagccgtcaccagaagctatgtatccttgtggggccgtgcaatacctgtagcggccccatggtgtgataaatgttgttaggtgacggtcttcgggccgtagcggtacgctgtggtatccattccaggcatctaagacggttttacgtttacctgctggcactgcacgagcttgatggaaaggggatggtgtgtggtgtgtttcgcgagtggcatggaggttgagggcttgcagatctactgtgcgacgtggtttaccattcttcttggcgcaaactaccatacggctcatccatgtgacaggctcgcctatgggaacctgttcgaggactcctaggttcacatcctggtccagtccttgttttacctcatcctgccagtgaaggggaacgggtataggggtatgtaccgctactggttcagcatgtggatcaatcattaattttaacgggggtcctgacatcatgggtagcttttggtgttcacatgtatt
This Palaemon carinicauda isolate YSFRI2023 chromosome 25, ASM3689809v2, whole genome shotgun sequence DNA region includes the following protein-coding sequences:
- the LOC137618666 gene encoding uncharacterized protein encodes the protein MPAVQCPIDNCNYVTPDLSDAIVAALLTAHCINHTAAARPGAAAQHAQVEKVKRPTITAAGTTEEWSYFLIRWDEYVNATAINGQEAVVQLLECCEDQLRKDVTRAAGGSLLAKPIAEVIAAIRALAVREENVMVARVTLHNMRQDRDEPIRAFGARLRGQAGICKFLLDCPSCDSEVNYTEPIIQDILIRGIEDQEIQLDLLGNTNQNMTLEEVFRFVERKEAGKCSASLFTESPSTDASSSYKKFNRTRIVKHDLNKPASDVSCSYCGKTGHGRKAPASLRKSECPAFDKTCLSCNKLHHFASVCRKKSPQASGIQSHAAIQPEDNAVFNELCSVTTYNNSSITLDHNQYDAMSKSWIKRPSGPQPFINLKISTSTEDYSHFGFKLHAPPKAAVARVMADTGCQSCLAGIHALNKLHIKHSDLIPVNISMKAANSKGINILGAVILRFTGTNNRGKLVETRQITYVTDNSDKIYLSKEGCIALGIISSTFPCIGEATQETSSTNIQTEECSCPQRQLPPPPPQKLPFAATEANREKLQKFLLEHYASSTFNTCEHQKLPMMSGPPLKLMIDPHAEPVAVHTPIPVPLHWQDEVKQGLDQDVNLGVLEQVPIGEPVTWMSRMVVCAKKNGKPRRTVDLQALNLHATRETHHTPSPFHQARAVPAGKRKTVLDAWNGYHSVPLRPEDRHLTTFITPWGRYRYCTAPQGYIASGDGYSRRYDELVGHIPNKTKCIDDTLLWANNIEESFFQTVQWLDICGHNGIILNPDKFVFSANTVQFAGFEITPDCVRPCEKYLSAIRDFPTPKNITDVRSWFGLINQVSYAFSMTKRMAPFRNFLRPGNPFCWDRHMDTLFEESKDHIIDEIKRGVQIYDKEKPTCLATDWSKSGIGFWLTQKHCLCTPTRPFCCKSGWKTTLIGSRFTHPAESRYAPIEGEALAVVEALNKTRFFVLGCPSLFIAVDHKPLLKIFGDRSFEDISNARLRNLKEKTLRYRFEMVHVPGTKHKAADTLSRHPTGNDPPMKLRLQDDIASMHSCSDEIKDDIDSALQCAHVTSLQTLGSVTWDKVQTATNSCPDFQHLISLIENGIPEAKNDVPPHLHEYHKFRHELYTVDGVVIYKDRIVIPPHPS